Within the Pseudomonas orientalis genome, the region CGCCCCAACGCCTGCGCAATCTGCATTTCAGGCACAGCGGCAAACCCCATCACCAGGCCGGCACGCTGGTCAGGTGATGGGCTGCTGCCTGCCAGCCAATAGCTGCTCAGGCCGTTGATTTCGATCCCTGCGGCATGGGCCTGGGCGAGCAGTAGCTGTTCACGTGCCAGGCTGTCCACACGCACCGTCATGTGCAGCCCGGCCGCCACGCTGGGCAATGGCCCGACGCCGGGCAACCCGTCGGGCCAACCGGCCAGCAAGGCATTGCGTCGGCTCAACGCAGCACGGCGCATCCGGCGAATGTGGCGCTGGAAATGCCCAGCCGCCATGAACTCGGCCATCACCACCTGGGTGCTGACTTCGGAGTGGCGCATGTCCACGGCGCGGCGCCGGGTAAAGGCTTGCACCAGGCCTGGTGGCAATACCAGGTAACCCAGGCGCAACGCCGGGAACGCCACCTTGCCGAAGGTGCCGACGTACAACACGCGGCCATTGCGATCCAGCGCGGCCAATGGTGACAGCGGCGCGCCGCTGTAGCGGTACTCGCCGTCGTAATCGTCCTCTACGATCCAGCCGCCTGAACGTTCGGCCCAGGCCAGCAACTCCAGGCGCCGCGCCAGGCTCATCACCACGCCCAGCGGGTACTGATGGGAAGGCGTGACATACGCCACGCGGCAATCATTGAGGGTACTGAGCACCTGGCAATCCATGCCCTCGCCGTCGACCGGCACGCCATGCAGTCGCCCGCCGGCCAAAGCGAATGCATGGCCGGCCGCGCGATAGCCAGGGTTTTCCACCGCCACGCCATCCCCAGGCTCCACCAGCAACTGTGCACAAAGGCTGATGGCCTGCTGTGCGCCGCTGGTGATCACAATTTGTTCAGCCGCGCATTGCATGCCGCGCGAGCTGCGCAGGTACGCGGCGATCAAACCGCGCAGGCGACCGTCACCAGCCGGGTCGCCATAGCACAGCTGCTCCAGATCGGGTTTGCGCCAGAACGCCCCATTCAGCTTGGCCCATACCTCAAACGGGAATAGATCGAAGGCGGGTACGCCCACGCGAAATGCCCGAGGCGGTCCCAACGGCGGCTGCGGTAGATGGTGGTCTTTTACCCGCGCCAAGCCGGCACTGTGGATAACTTCGTCATCCAAATCCCCGGGCAAATTCACCCATTTTGTGGATAACCCTGGGGATAAGCCTGTTGACAACCCTGTGGATACTTTTGTGGATAATTTTTTGGCCATCGGCAATTGGGCAACATAGGTGCCATCACCGACCCGGCTTTCGATAAACCCCTCCGCGTACAGTTGATCGTAGGCACGCACCACGCTATTGCGGGAAATCGACAATGCCACCGCCAGATCACGGGTAGCGGGCAGTCGCGTGCCGCTGACCAATCGCCCATCCAATACCCGCTGGCGCAGGGCCTCATAAAGCTGGCGCGTGAGGCCCTGGCGGCGGTCCAGCTCTATACCGGCAGGGTTGAAGGACAACGGTGGCGAAACAGGCGGCATATTGGACCAATGAAAATAGCGCTAGATGGCTCTTACAACGAACCAATAGCCTGCCTAGGATGCAGGCATTCGCCAAGGAAAATCTCCATGTACACACCCCGCGCCTTTGCTCTCGATGACTTGCCCGAAATCCAGCAACTGATCCAGCACACCCGCCTGGTGCAGTTGGTAACCGTGGGTGAAAACGGCCTGCAAGCCAGCCACTTGCCCTTGCTCCTCAACCCCGAAGAAGGGCCTAACGGCACGCTGTACGGTCACTTGGCCAAGGCCAACCCGCAATGGCGCGAGCTGCAAAATGGCGGTGAAGCGCTGGTGATCTTCGCCGTTGCCGACGCCTATATCAGCCCGGCGTTTTACCCCGCCAAGGTCGAGCACGGCAAAGTGGTCCCGACCTGGAACTACATCGCCGTGCACGCCTATGGCACGCCTGCGGTATTCAGCGACGCCGAGCGCTTGCTCAAGGTGGTCACCGCCCTTACCGACCGCCATGAAAGCGCCCGCGCGCAACCCTGGCGTGTCAGCGACGCACCGGCGGACTACATTGACGGCATGCTCAAGGCCATTGTCGGCTTTGCCCTGCCGATCGAACGCCTGGTGGGCAAACGCAAACTCAGCCAGAACCGCAGCGCCGCCGACATGGCCGGTGTGCGTGACGGCCTGGCCGCCAGTGCCGATGTACGCGACCAGACCCTCGCCCGTTTTATTCCCCAAGGAGTTTCAGAATGAGCTTGATCGACATTCGCCAGGTGACAGCCGCCGACCACGTCGCCTGGCTGCCGCTGTGGCAGGCCTACTTGGCGTTCTACAACACAGAACTGCCGGACGCCGTCAGCCAAAGCACCTGGCAACGCCTGATCGACGCCAGCGAGCCGACCCATTCGGCACTGGCCTGGCAGGACGGCAAGGCGGTGGGCATGGTCAACTTCATCTACCATCGCTCCAACTGGAGCATCGAGAACTCCTGCTACCTGCAGGACTTGCTGGTGGCTGCCACCCATCGGGGCACAGGCATAGGTCGACAGTTGATCGAATTCGTCTACGCCACCGCCAAGGCCGATGGCTGCTGCAAGGTGCACTGGTTGACCCACGAGAGCAACGCCACCGCGATCCAGCTCTACGAGCGCATCGCTGAACGCCCAGGCCTCATTCAATTTCGCAAAGGTCTTTAAGGAGCGCAGCATGACTACTTCCCTCGCCGACTGGAAAGGCGCCCCGGCGCCCACCGCGCAACTGCTTGAAGGGCACTTTATCCGCCTGGAAAAACTCGACCCGGCGCGCCATGCCGATCAACTGTGGCAAGCCCTTGAAGGCCCTGGGGCCGACCCGAAACTGTGGGATTATCTGCCCTATGGCCCGTTCCCAGAGCGCAGTGCCTTCGATGCCTGGTTGAACAACCACGCCGCCCACAGCGACCCGTACTTTTTCAGCGTGATCGACCGTGCGACGGGCCAGGTTCAGGGCATCCTCAGCCTGATGTCCATCGTCCCGGCGCAAGGCCGTATCGAAATCGGCCACGTCACCTTCGGCGCACCGATGCAGCGCTCGCCGAAAAGTACTGAAGCGGTATACCTGCTGGCCAGGTACGCGTTCGAACAGGGCTACCGTCGGCTGGAGTGGAAGTGCAACAACGGCAATGCGCGGTCCAAGTATGCGGCCGAGCGCTTGGGGTTCAGTTTTGAAGGGGTGTTCCGCCAGCACATGGTG harbors:
- a CDS encoding PLP-dependent aminotransferase family protein → MPPVSPPLSFNPAGIELDRRQGLTRQLYEALRQRVLDGRLVSGTRLPATRDLAVALSISRNSVVRAYDQLYAEGFIESRVGDGTYVAQLPMAKKLSTKVSTGLSTGLSPGLSTKWVNLPGDLDDEVIHSAGLARVKDHHLPQPPLGPPRAFRVGVPAFDLFPFEVWAKLNGAFWRKPDLEQLCYGDPAGDGRLRGLIAAYLRSSRGMQCAAEQIVITSGAQQAISLCAQLLVEPGDGVAVENPGYRAAGHAFALAGGRLHGVPVDGEGMDCQVLSTLNDCRVAYVTPSHQYPLGVVMSLARRLELLAWAERSGGWIVEDDYDGEYRYSGAPLSPLAALDRNGRVLYVGTFGKVAFPALRLGYLVLPPGLVQAFTRRRAVDMRHSEVSTQVVMAEFMAAGHFQRHIRRMRRAALSRRNALLAGWPDGLPGVGPLPSVAAGLHMTVRVDSLAREQLLLAQAHAAGIEINGLSSYWLAGSSPSPDQRAGLVMGFAAVPEMQIAQALGRLRQAWLP
- a CDS encoding FMN-binding negative transcriptional regulator; the protein is MYTPRAFALDDLPEIQQLIQHTRLVQLVTVGENGLQASHLPLLLNPEEGPNGTLYGHLAKANPQWRELQNGGEALVIFAVADAYISPAFYPAKVEHGKVVPTWNYIAVHAYGTPAVFSDAERLLKVVTALTDRHESARAQPWRVSDAPADYIDGMLKAIVGFALPIERLVGKRKLSQNRSAADMAGVRDGLAASADVRDQTLARFIPQGVSE
- a CDS encoding GNAT family N-acetyltransferase, with the translated sequence MSLIDIRQVTAADHVAWLPLWQAYLAFYNTELPDAVSQSTWQRLIDASEPTHSALAWQDGKAVGMVNFIYHRSNWSIENSCYLQDLLVAATHRGTGIGRQLIEFVYATAKADGCCKVHWLTHESNATAIQLYERIAERPGLIQFRKGL
- a CDS encoding GNAT family N-acetyltransferase, with the translated sequence MTTSLADWKGAPAPTAQLLEGHFIRLEKLDPARHADQLWQALEGPGADPKLWDYLPYGPFPERSAFDAWLNNHAAHSDPYFFSVIDRATGQVQGILSLMSIVPAQGRIEIGHVTFGAPMQRSPKSTEAVYLLARYAFEQGYRRLEWKCNNGNARSKYAAERLGFSFEGVFRQHMVVKGQNRDTAWYSILDSEWPKVGAGFEAWLSEANQAGSGQLKTLAECRA